In Stomoxys calcitrans chromosome 2, idStoCalc2.1, whole genome shotgun sequence, the following proteins share a genomic window:
- the LOC106089184 gene encoding uncharacterized protein LOC106089184: MKKIFLATIALLSLAAYIQTATIVDDGKPECDSLEKMNTTFFRNLFDSTAYWICVELYEPAVMQRCPDQTAFLDSVKSCVQWDDWEWEDIV; this comes from the exons atgaaaaaaatatttttggcaacTA ttGCCCTATTATCTCTGGCGGCATATATCCAGACAGCAACTATTGTCGATGATGGCAAGCCTGAATGTGATAGCCTTGAAAAAATGAACACCACATTCTTCCGCAATTTATTCGATTCCACAGCCTATTGGATATGTGTCGAGTTGTATGAACCAGCGGTCATGCAAAGATGTCCCGATCAAACGGCTTTCTTGGATAGCGTCAAGTCGTGTGTACAGTGGGACGATTGGGAATGGGAAGATATTGTCTAG